From Mycoplasma sp. 2045, a single genomic window includes:
- a CDS encoding MHO_4530 family protein, with protein MNLTAIIAISIISLILLFVLLMGFWLIIYLYYIRSTAGIILFEIDSVNKKVLRFSKRNQALSTLFDAKKLGFRTFNFITLQTFFSFLDEGSRKKLNDFFDLVSDSVKTSFEIKLNPEFNTSNLTLFEKIAYLLDKSNKRLNSSYILKIKPIENKKFICTIKWEKNRLKYKFNHHNSEQSLKEFEQKNFKSNKHSVLAFAFKPYFINKEFDSIQIKSIFDNLNISISKTPFYIIDGILFIVKNKLSKFGHKKYLKMINEINDNRMINKFFLCASLINENKLNNKADKLKLINKIKFSLFNLTINPKAKSTYSNIPVTISQDPKFTEFVKRLNEYVQWNNTLSSKNATIKSTNIFVYETKKASNIVINSLQKITKDDQDKYWTDFFRKIPHLNYLYEKKWYDFITQNTEKLDETGNVKNMQRLIKISQETFLQSNFILEEKKPICLIYAYNNTFDTYHLRQKISNNYKKKIPTALYIDTIDKSLINIINDTKLQAIVIGEKISKQLNNTKVFLNCFNIVNLATNNNIKTIYEGAPDYLDPLTIKKANVKISYKNDN; from the coding sequence ATGAATTTAACAGCTATTATTGCAATTTCAATAATCTCATTAATATTACTCTTTGTATTATTAATGGGATTTTGATTAATTATTTACTTATATTACATAAGATCAACAGCTGGAATAATTTTGTTTGAAATTGATTCAGTTAATAAAAAAGTTCTTAGATTTTCAAAAAGAAATCAAGCATTATCAACTTTATTTGATGCTAAAAAATTAGGTTTCAGAACATTTAATTTCATTACATTACAAACCTTTTTTAGCTTCCTTGATGAAGGAAGTAGAAAAAAACTAAATGATTTCTTTGACTTAGTTAGTGATTCAGTTAAAACTTCTTTTGAAATTAAACTGAATCCAGAATTTAACACATCAAACCTTACGTTATTTGAAAAAATAGCTTACTTGCTTGATAAATCAAATAAAAGACTTAATTCATCATATATTCTTAAAATCAAACCTATTGAAAATAAAAAATTCATTTGTACTATTAAATGAGAAAAAAATCGACTTAAATACAAATTTAATCATCATAATTCAGAACAATCATTAAAAGAATTCGAACAAAAAAACTTCAAAAGCAACAAACATTCAGTTTTAGCTTTTGCGTTTAAGCCTTACTTTATAAACAAAGAATTTGACAGCATCCAAATTAAATCAATTTTTGATAACTTAAATATTTCAATATCAAAAACGCCTTTCTATATTATTGATGGAATTCTGTTTATTGTTAAGAATAAATTATCAAAATTTGGACACAAAAAGTATCTTAAAATGATTAATGAAATTAATGATAATAGGATGATTAATAAATTCTTCTTATGTGCTTCATTAATTAACGAAAATAAACTAAATAATAAAGCTGACAAACTTAAATTAATCAATAAAATCAAATTCTCATTATTTAATTTAACGATTAATCCTAAAGCAAAATCAACATATTCAAATATTCCTGTAACAATTTCTCAAGATCCTAAATTCACAGAATTTGTTAAGAGATTAAATGAATATGTGCAATGAAACAATACTTTAAGTTCTAAAAATGCAACAATTAAGAGTACAAACATCTTTGTTTATGAAACTAAAAAAGCTTCAAACATTGTAATCAACTCATTGCAAAAAATCACTAAAGACGACCAAGACAAATATTGAACTGACTTCTTTCGAAAAATCCCACATTTAAATTACTTATATGAGAAAAAATGATACGACTTCATCACACAAAATACTGAAAAACTTGATGAAACCGGTAATGTTAAAAATATGCAGAGATTGATAAAAATATCTCAAGAGACATTTTTACAATCTAACTTCATTCTTGAAGAAAAGAAACCAATTTGTCTTATTTATGCATACAATAATACATTTGACACATATCATTTAAGACAAAAAATCAGTAACAACTACAAGAAAAAAATACCTACAGCTTTATACATTGACACCATTGATAAATCTCTTATCAATATCATCAACGATACAAAACTGCAAGCTATTGTGATTGGAGAAAAGATCTCAAAACAATTAAACAATACAAAGGTATTTTTAAACTGTTTTAATATTGTTAACTTAGCCACAAATAATAACATTAAGACTATTTATGAAGGCGCACCTGATTATTTAGACCCACTTACAATTAAAAAGGCCAATGTTAAAATTTCATATAAGAATGATAATTAA
- a CDS encoding ATP-dependent helicase: MGLIKPDLLSDLNEQQREAVEYFDSPLRIIAGAGSGKTRVLTRKIAYLINDLGVSYKNILALTFTNKAANEMKERVLQYCSKSVDSDQLKISTFHSFCAKLLRRKSKLIGFRENFIIVDDPDKIQILQGIYEKRGITSHDISYKTMIEYISWAKNFQIQSGPELAKMLNKSPQHILAVVYQDYLNELTSKGAVDFDDLIIFTKLLFDTHPEVVEELKKLFEYMLVDEFQDTSKLQYEVIKQIIGPNTHFTIVGDPDQTIYNWRGADVNLILDFDKDFENVKTIVLDTNYRSSKKILDAANNLIIHNSNRVHKNLITENEEGLEIEYYHGFNSEAEARWVVQKINELKKQKQQLKSIAILYRANYLSRPIEDALIAENINYKIFNGIKFFQRAEVKDALAFLKVLANPNDDISFERVINVPNRGIGPATLKKLKDHAENIHDSLFNIMIRDIKILPISKELIVKSIFPFLSTIRKYQKALLTNKISLTLNKFLEEIKYYEHIEMNKNLRGSAIDNVKELINSIQNWESNNPDKSAIDYLNEVGLTSIEDEYDNVSNYVSLMTIHSAKGLEFDNVFVIGMSEGVFPNKRALDREKNKKQSSSPLIDKYNDTLEDERRLAYVAVTRAKQRLFLSDSRGKLISSDIDKKPSRFIGEMGVDISDFIINYHGRKFDDPTFSPDDETPTNNNVVVGDIISHVMFGEGEVVEVKGTEIVIDFIKDRKIRTLNKNHPSIKVITR, encoded by the coding sequence ATGGGATTAATTAAACCTGATTTATTAAGTGACTTAAACGAACAGCAACGTGAAGCTGTTGAATATTTTGACTCACCTTTAAGAATTATCGCAGGTGCTGGTTCAGGTAAAACTAGAGTTCTTACAAGAAAAATAGCTTACTTAATTAATGACTTAGGTGTAAGCTACAAAAATATTTTAGCTTTAACATTTACAAATAAAGCTGCAAATGAAATGAAAGAACGTGTTTTACAATATTGTTCAAAATCAGTTGATAGCGATCAACTTAAAATCTCAACATTCCACTCATTTTGTGCAAAATTATTAAGAAGAAAAAGTAAATTAATTGGATTTAGAGAAAACTTTATTATCGTAGATGACCCTGACAAAATCCAAATACTTCAAGGTATTTATGAAAAAAGAGGAATCACATCTCACGATATTAGTTATAAAACAATGATTGAGTACATTTCTTGAGCTAAAAACTTCCAAATTCAATCAGGGCCTGAATTAGCAAAAATGCTAAACAAGTCACCTCAACACATCCTTGCAGTTGTATATCAAGATTACTTAAACGAATTAACTTCAAAAGGTGCTGTTGACTTTGATGACTTAATCATCTTTACAAAACTTTTATTCGATACACATCCTGAAGTAGTTGAAGAACTTAAGAAATTATTTGAATACATGCTTGTTGATGAGTTTCAAGATACATCAAAACTTCAATATGAAGTTATTAAACAAATCATTGGTCCAAATACACACTTTACAATTGTTGGAGACCCTGACCAAACAATCTACAACTGACGTGGTGCTGATGTTAACTTAATCTTAGACTTTGATAAAGATTTTGAAAACGTTAAAACAATCGTGCTGGATACAAATTACAGATCAAGTAAGAAAATCTTAGATGCAGCTAACAATCTTATTATTCATAACTCAAACCGTGTTCATAAAAATTTAATTACAGAAAACGAAGAAGGTTTAGAAATTGAGTATTACCACGGATTCAATTCAGAAGCCGAAGCTAGATGAGTAGTTCAAAAAATTAATGAACTTAAAAAACAAAAACAACAATTAAAATCAATTGCAATCTTATATCGTGCAAACTACTTATCAAGACCAATTGAGGATGCACTTATTGCAGAAAACATTAACTACAAAATCTTTAATGGAATTAAATTCTTCCAACGTGCTGAAGTTAAAGATGCACTTGCATTCTTGAAAGTTTTAGCAAACCCTAATGATGATATTTCATTCGAACGTGTTATTAATGTTCCTAACAGAGGAATCGGTCCTGCTACTCTTAAAAAACTTAAAGACCACGCAGAAAACATTCACGATAGTTTATTCAACATAATGATTAGAGATATTAAAATTCTACCTATCTCAAAAGAATTAATTGTTAAATCAATCTTCCCATTCTTATCAACTATTCGTAAATACCAAAAAGCTTTATTAACAAATAAAATAAGCTTAACTTTGAATAAATTCCTTGAAGAAATCAAATACTATGAACACATCGAAATGAATAAAAACCTTAGAGGGTCAGCTATTGATAACGTTAAGGAATTAATTAACTCAATTCAAAACTGAGAAAGCAACAATCCAGATAAGTCTGCTATTGACTACTTAAACGAAGTTGGGCTAACATCAATCGAAGATGAATATGATAACGTTTCTAATTACGTTTCACTTATGACAATTCACTCTGCTAAAGGGTTAGAATTTGATAACGTTTTTGTTATCGGTATGTCTGAAGGAGTTTTCCCTAACAAACGTGCTTTAGATAGAGAGAAAAATAAAAAACAATCATCATCTCCATTAATTGATAAATACAACGATACATTAGAAGATGAAAGACGTTTAGCTTATGTTGCAGTAACCAGAGCAAAACAACGTTTATTCCTAAGTGACTCACGTGGAAAACTTATTTCATCTGATATTGATAAGAAACCTTCAAGGTTTATTGGAGAAATGGGAGTTGATATTTCAGACTTTATTATCAACTACCACGGAAGAAAATTTGATGATCCTACATTCTCACCTGATGATGAAACACCTACAAACAATAACGTTGTAGTTGGAGACATTATTTCTCACGTTATGTTCGGTGAAGGTGAAGTTGTTGAAGTTAAAGGAACAGAAATTGTTATTGACTTCATTAAAGATAGAAAAATAAGAACCCTTAATAAAAATCACCCTTCAATCAAAGTAATCACAAGATAA
- a CDS encoding glycosyltransferase, which translates to MRLSLISLKNNSVEKVREYLERLKDQSAQNFEVILCLTENSKAIFKVAKDYYQFFGNRLIMIFNTKSTSYQHNLISAFRVAKGEFITVLNSDSTFRDSYVENILEQAQRWNVDVLEFKPKLIGSVRFKPKERAEMSQMFDLTKNSLPLAYSFPFIFNKVFKKSLIKKFIKYRPQISNDSIMCIEVTYSLLMNAKKYKYLDYKVKRDFISSDIWLNTQNYVKSFDIIKQIAKNQNLKINEELEYAKYYFLKLLLSGFLKANYFFYKLFNVQDDEVSEKRSSFLNDKHAETIKKIEDTADFQTFLTTNYYVLLDNDETKLLKTKFSKLKADKLLKGLE; encoded by the coding sequence ATGAGACTATCATTAATTTCATTAAAAAATAACTCAGTTGAAAAAGTAAGAGAATACTTAGAAAGATTAAAAGATCAAAGTGCACAAAACTTTGAAGTTATTCTTTGTTTAACTGAAAACTCAAAAGCAATTTTCAAAGTTGCTAAAGATTACTACCAATTTTTCGGTAACAGACTTATTATGATTTTCAACACAAAAAGCACTTCATATCAACACAATTTAATTAGTGCATTTAGAGTTGCAAAAGGTGAATTTATTACTGTTTTAAATTCAGATTCAACATTTAGAGATAGTTATGTTGAAAACATTTTAGAACAAGCACAACGTTGAAATGTTGATGTTTTAGAATTCAAACCAAAACTAATTGGTTCAGTTAGATTCAAACCAAAAGAAAGAGCTGAAATGAGCCAAATGTTTGATTTAACTAAAAATTCATTACCATTAGCGTATAGTTTCCCTTTCATCTTCAACAAAGTTTTCAAGAAATCATTAATTAAAAAATTCATTAAATATAGACCTCAAATTTCAAACGATTCAATTATGTGTATTGAAGTTACATACAGTCTTTTAATGAATGCTAAAAAATATAAATACCTTGACTATAAGGTTAAAAGAGATTTTATTTCATCAGATATTTGATTGAACACACAAAATTATGTTAAATCATTTGATATAATTAAACAAATAGCAAAGAATCAGAATTTAAAGATTAATGAAGAATTAGAATACGCAAAATACTACTTCTTAAAATTACTTCTTTCAGGTTTCTTAAAAGCAAACTACTTCTTCTATAAATTATTCAATGTTCAAGATGATGAAGTTAGCGAAAAACGTAGTTCATTCCTAAATGATAAACACGCTGAAACAATTAAGAAAATCGAAGATACAGCAGATTTTCAAACATTTTTAACAACTAACTATTACGTTCTACTTGATAATGATGAAACTAAATTACTAAAAACTAAATTTTCTAAATTAAAGGCAGATAAATTATTAAAAGGACTTGAATAA
- a CDS encoding nicotinate phosphoribosyltransferase, with protein sequence MHKDKKTYIASYFEKTKQILETFKPNNKIVMQFFQRKDNSVLCGINEVLALLEEQTDTSKYTIKYLPEGSKINNLDIVLQLEGHYQDFGIWEGMIDGILARNTSIATNAYHCVQAAKDKQVIFMGDRADHYINQEMDGYAVRVGGIKAVSTLAQKDQNEVNDENVFGSMPHVLIQGFAGDTVAATKAYHKLFPKNKLIALVDYHNNIISESLKVWNELGNLVWGVRIDTSKNMIDHMFDNDEEKQYGVNPEQIKRLREALDKAGATNYKIVVSSGFNAEKIELFESLNVPVDYYGVGQSIFKLNNSFSADATILNGNPEAKEGRGYRENPNLIVYKSDK encoded by the coding sequence ATGCACAAAGATAAAAAAACCTATATTGCATCTTACTTTGAAAAAACTAAACAAATCTTAGAAACTTTTAAACCTAACAACAAGATTGTTATGCAATTTTTTCAAAGAAAAGACAACTCAGTTTTATGTGGAATTAATGAAGTTCTTGCTCTTTTAGAAGAACAAACGGACACATCAAAATACACAATTAAATACTTACCTGAAGGTTCAAAAATTAATAATTTAGATATTGTTTTACAATTAGAAGGCCACTATCAAGATTTTGGTATTTGAGAAGGTATGATTGATGGTATTTTAGCTAGAAATACATCAATTGCTACAAATGCTTACCACTGTGTGCAAGCTGCAAAAGATAAACAAGTCATCTTTATGGGAGACAGAGCAGACCACTACATTAATCAAGAAATGGACGGTTATGCAGTTAGAGTTGGTGGAATTAAAGCTGTTTCTACATTAGCTCAAAAAGATCAAAACGAAGTTAATGATGAAAATGTTTTCGGAAGTATGCCTCACGTATTAATTCAAGGTTTTGCAGGTGACACAGTCGCTGCAACTAAGGCTTATCATAAACTTTTCCCTAAAAATAAACTTATAGCTCTCGTAGACTATCATAATAATATTATTAGTGAATCTCTTAAAGTTTGAAATGAACTCGGAAATCTTGTTTGAGGTGTTAGAATTGACACTTCAAAGAATATGATTGACCATATGTTTGATAATGATGAAGAAAAGCAATATGGAGTTAATCCAGAACAAATTAAAAGATTACGTGAAGCATTAGATAAAGCTGGAGCAACTAACTATAAAATAGTTGTTTCATCCGGATTTAATGCAGAAAAAATAGAATTATTTGAATCATTAAATGTTCCTGTAGACTATTATGGAGTTGGTCAAAGCATTTTTAAACTTAACAATTCTTTCTCAGCTGACGCAACTATTTTAAATGGTAATCCTGAAGCTAAAGAAGGAAGAGGCTACAGAGAAAATCCTAATTTAATAGTGTACAAGTCAGATAAATAA
- a CDS encoding RDD family protein — translation MYKNASFFKRFFSNVFDNFLFIAFSAVIFLIMLDHANQTLTHRIVSVVLVCIWMNVYFLILPLSLKGKTLGMELFKLKLIDTNSKQFSYKLIFKRNIIGIFMLQVIFLLTIIPMCLQKEMTIKEFEKTNEFKSSSAFISALMTAWLAIHTIGYTMLIFYKKKLTLLDLMFNTRIVEDKQIQQVLEEEIVLLPFYNKGRKYRYVNKEENLWD, via the coding sequence ATGTATAAAAATGCATCTTTTTTCAAGAGATTTTTTTCAAATGTCTTCGACAACTTTTTGTTTATAGCATTTTCTGCAGTTATCTTTTTGATAATGCTAGATCACGCTAATCAAACATTAACTCACAGAATTGTTTCTGTTGTCTTAGTTTGCATTTGAATGAATGTTTATTTCTTGATTTTGCCTTTATCACTAAAAGGCAAAACACTTGGAATGGAACTATTTAAACTCAAGCTCATAGATACAAATTCAAAGCAGTTTAGTTATAAACTCATTTTCAAAAGAAACATAATAGGAATATTTATGTTGCAAGTTATCTTCTTACTCACAATTATTCCAATGTGCCTTCAAAAAGAAATGACAATCAAGGAATTTGAAAAAACAAATGAATTTAAATCATCCAGCGCATTTATATCTGCACTAATGACTGCATGATTAGCAATTCACACAATAGGTTACACAATGTTAATTTTTTACAAAAAAAAACTAACATTACTTGATTTAATGTTTAATACAAGGATTGTTGAAGATAAGCAAATACAACAAGTGCTTGAAGAAGAAATTGTGCTTTTACCTTTCTATAATAAAGGACGTAAATATCGTTACGTTAATAAGGAGGAGAATTTATGGGATTAA
- a CDS encoding single-stranded DNA-binding protein, which translates to MFNKITIVGRITSDNAIAHTSQGVPYVRFTVAVNRRNFSTQQNEVTDFIPVVAWRSNAEFIARYLNKGSLVLVEGSLHSNQYHSNQTNQIVRTLDVTADQIVALESKSVREARGGSLNATPSPVSAPQTYTPTYKASQSVVNHNTPANATFENTNPKTGATKLHDLEDLFAAPEDLN; encoded by the coding sequence ATGTTTAATAAAATTACAATAGTAGGACGTATAACATCAGATAATGCGATAGCGCATACATCACAAGGTGTTCCATACGTACGTTTCACAGTGGCAGTTAATAGAAGAAACTTTTCAACACAACAAAATGAAGTTACTGACTTTATTCCGGTTGTTGCTTGAAGATCAAACGCCGAGTTCATAGCGAGATATTTGAATAAAGGGTCTCTTGTTTTAGTTGAAGGGTCTTTGCATTCAAATCAATATCACAGTAACCAAACAAACCAAATAGTAAGAACGTTAGATGTTACTGCAGATCAAATCGTCGCTCTAGAGTCAAAAAGTGTCAGAGAAGCTCGTGGTGGTTCTTTAAACGCAACTCCTTCTCCGGTGTCTGCGCCCCAAACGTATACTCCGACTTATAAAGCATCACAAAGTGTTGTGAATCATAATACACCTGCGAATGCTACATTTGAAAATACTAATCCAAAAACCGGTGCTACTAAATTACATGATTTAGAAGATCTTTTCGCAGCACCTGAGGATTTAAATTAA
- a CDS encoding MAGa3780 family membrane protein: MKKSFRVLKAKFNLFDWKDWITFSIGLTLILTYLVVTLLEWHFRSIAVEKAFLEIKGTLEESNVDSAKLQKLIYPNATLLFWGGSTYWFTFMSNVLMGVTMFLYPFYRTSKKAQRFYFASMVYIIIVVAVYWGGVATDPTLMSDSQTFEWVKTSIMHGAAPFLGLLTLVGWERKRIRISNVSIWSFMIYPIAYLFFTFAIYAFGHKFMQFGGTELERGVAIYSVVSYLHPFNYKGNSTLVIVVLDIMLLLFAMFSAPALGFFLRKVLRILKPGQKALPKIYFISPKVREAIRLKKLQLNKQREEYKAKKQKVKQLRKEQKLNKQK; this comes from the coding sequence TTGAAAAAGTCTTTTAGAGTTTTAAAGGCAAAATTTAATTTATTTGATTGAAAAGATTGAATTACATTTTCAATAGGTTTAACTTTAATTCTTACTTATTTAGTTGTAACCTTACTTGAATGACACTTCAGAAGTATTGCAGTTGAAAAAGCATTCTTAGAAATTAAAGGGACATTAGAAGAATCTAATGTTGATAGTGCTAAACTTCAAAAATTAATTTACCCTAATGCAACCTTACTTTTCTGAGGTGGATCAACTTACTGATTTACATTTATGTCTAATGTGCTTATGGGTGTAACAATGTTCTTATATCCTTTTTATAGAACATCTAAAAAGGCACAAAGATTTTACTTTGCTTCAATGGTCTACATTATTATTGTAGTCGCGGTTTATTGAGGTGGTGTAGCAACTGATCCAACACTAATGAGTGACTCACAAACTTTTGAATGAGTTAAAACATCAATTATGCACGGTGCTGCTCCATTCTTGGGACTTTTAACTCTTGTTGGATGAGAAAGAAAACGCATCAGAATTTCAAATGTGTCAATTTGAAGTTTTATGATTTATCCAATTGCTTACTTATTTTTCACATTTGCAATTTATGCATTTGGGCACAAATTTATGCAATTTGGAGGAACTGAATTAGAACGTGGTGTTGCTATTTATTCAGTTGTTTCATATTTACATCCATTTAACTACAAAGGTAATTCAACATTAGTTATTGTAGTTTTAGACATTATGCTTTTACTCTTTGCTATGTTTTCAGCACCTGCTTTAGGATTCTTCTTAAGAAAAGTACTCAGAATCCTAAAACCAGGTCAAAAAGCGCTTCCTAAAATTTACTTTATTTCTCCAAAAGTACGTGAAGCAATTAGACTTAAAAAATTACAATTAAACAAACAAAGAGAAGAATACAAAGCTAAAAAACAAAAAGTAAAACAACTAAGAAAAGAACAAAAACTTAATAAGCAAAAATAA
- the efp gene encoding elongation factor P gives MINVNEFKPGITFQDEGEIFVVLDAQHSKQGRGQANVKAKVKNLRTGSTTIKSYTGGDKVKPAHIDKRKMNFLYSDGENIILMDNETYEQVEIPVTVVEWELNFLKEGSEVQIRKFESEVLDIELPAHVDLLVTEAPDAVKGNTTTNPQKKVTVETGFELETPMFIKENDVISVSTETGKYVGKANK, from the coding sequence ATGATTAATGTTAATGAATTTAAACCAGGTATTACTTTCCAAGATGAAGGTGAAATTTTTGTAGTTTTAGATGCTCAACACTCAAAACAAGGACGTGGACAAGCAAACGTTAAAGCTAAAGTTAAAAACTTAAGAACAGGTTCAACAACTATAAAATCATACACAGGTGGCGATAAAGTTAAACCTGCTCACATCGATAAAAGAAAAATGAACTTCTTATACTCAGATGGAGAAAACATTATTTTAATGGATAATGAAACATATGAACAAGTTGAAATTCCTGTTACAGTAGTTGAATGAGAATTAAACTTCTTAAAAGAAGGTTCAGAAGTTCAAATTAGAAAATTTGAATCAGAAGTTTTAGATATCGAATTACCTGCTCACGTTGATTTATTAGTTACAGAAGCACCTGATGCAGTTAAAGGTAACACAACAACAAACCCTCAGAAAAAAGTAACTGTGGAAACTGGTTTTGAATTAGAAACACCTATGTTCATTAAAGAAAATGACGTTATTTCTGTTTCAACAGAAACTGGAAAATACGTTGGAAAAGCAAATAAATAA
- the rpsF gene encoding 30S ribosomal protein S6, protein MQKYEIMSIVSPKADVQVLVDLLNEVFGKENISKVEKLERNELAYEINKSKHGQYVLAFVNAKGSDIAEFTRRSNIIKDIWRALVINLDTEKGLNRKESVKETKKPVRRTRKSAASAEEKVSKPRTRTVKAKASE, encoded by the coding sequence ATGCAAAAATACGAAATTATGTCAATCGTTAGTCCAAAAGCAGACGTTCAAGTTTTAGTTGACTTATTAAACGAAGTTTTTGGAAAAGAAAACATTTCTAAAGTTGAAAAACTTGAAAGAAATGAATTAGCTTACGAAATCAACAAGTCAAAACACGGACAATACGTTTTAGCATTTGTTAATGCTAAAGGTTCAGACATTGCTGAATTTACACGTCGTTCAAATATTATTAAAGATATCTGAAGAGCTTTAGTAATTAATTTAGACACAGAAAAAGGTCTTAACAGAAAAGAATCTGTTAAAGAAACTAAAAAACCAGTACGTAGAACAAGAAAATCAGCTGCATCAGCAGAAGAAAAAGTTTCAAAACCTCGTACAAGAACAGTTAAAGCAAAAGCATCTGAATAA
- a CDS encoding MMB_0454 family protein, with protein sequence MNWINVSYNSNQNYIVQESAILDVVNIALSSYKNIKASNSIRLSFDDKHSNVEIYVDIKIKNQKNKEPYSTIKELITQIENGVKSLIDKKPKNVQVVLLDFY encoded by the coding sequence ATGAATTGAATTAATGTATCTTACAATTCAAATCAAAATTACATAGTTCAAGAAAGTGCAATTTTAGATGTTGTAAACATTGCGCTTAGTTCATACAAAAATATTAAAGCTTCAAACTCAATTAGATTAAGTTTTGACGATAAACATTCAAACGTTGAAATTTATGTAGATATTAAAATTAAAAACCAAAAAAATAAAGAACCATATTCAACTATTAAAGAATTAATTACACAAATTGAAAATGGTGTGAAATCTTTAATTGATAAGAAACCTAAAAACGTTCAAGTAGTGTTATTAGATTTTTATTAA